Genomic DNA from Deltaproteobacteria bacterium:
CCTTTTTCGTCTTTCTTGCGCGCAATCGCGAGTTCTTTGATCAACAACGTGCGCGCGGTATCGAGCATCCGCCGCTCACCGAATGACAGTTCTTTCTCGTAGCGCAACAAGGAGAGATCCCGCAACACTTCGGCGATTTCATACACCGAGCCGGTCTTAATCTTGTCCATATACTCGCGATATCGCCGATTCCATGTCTGGTTGTCGATCGCGATATCCCGCTCCCGCAGGATTTCATAGACGGCATCCACTTGATCGGGCCCAATCACTTCACGCAGCCCGACGGACTTGACGTTCGTGGTCGGCACCATAATGGTCATGCCGGTATCCATCACCTTCAGGATATAGAACTTCTGCTTGTGCCCGGAGATTTCACGCGCCTCAATGGATTGCACTCGGGTAACTCCGTGTGCGGGATATACGGCAATGTCGCCAACATCGAACTCCGGCTGGTGCATCCGTCCGACCATGACCCCTCCTTCGCTCTCCCCGTTGCCCAAAAATTCACCACTCGCGCTCAAACCGCCACACCGCTATTCAATCAGCAATTTTGGATACTTATAAGCTGCTGTCCCCAGGATTGGCGCTAGCTTGTAGCACAATTTCCCGAGGCGGTCAAAAAAAAGTGCACACTGGGACGATAGTGATTCATCCATCACCTTCCAGCTCGATGCATATCGATTGAGGAACGAAATGATTTTTCCGGTCGTGCCCTGCAGCGAAGCCAATGAATACGCTTGCACGATAACTGTGGGCAGGGACGGAATTAGCGAGCTCGGTGCCGTCGGTCGGCTACGCCGACCGACGGGTCGATCAACCGCACAGCCGGTTTGCCTGCGTCCACAGGACGCAGTTTGCCCGGCTGCG
This window encodes:
- a CDS encoding CarD family transcriptional regulator, producing MHQPEFDVGDIAVYPAHGVTRVQSIEAREISGHKQKFYILKVMDTGMTIMVPTTNVKSVGLREVIGPDQVDAVYEILRERDIAIDNQTWNRRYREYMDKIKTGSVYEIAEVLRDLSLLRYEKELSFGERRMLDTARTLLIKELAIARKKDEKGVAEEIDEIFETA